From the genome of Deinococcus betulae:
GAATTCATTGACCTCAGCGGCTGATGCCCTGACTGTCAACCCCTATTCGAGGTTATTGGTGTAATGACATAGCCCCTTTGGTCAGGGCCTTAGCCAAGAATGGTTTTCAAGAGCGTACCGAGCCTTTTTCAATGCTCACCACAGCCAGCGCTCTTCTGATTGCCGTGCGCTTGAACGTGTTGACTTGCAAGTCGCTGGGCAACGTGGGAACTGCCTTGCACAGAGGCTCGGGGAGGCTCTGGCGGGCCTATAACCAGTGGGCGAGGGGTCGGCTTTGGCAGTGGCCTGCACGATTATCGCGCGCCGGAAAGCACGCTTCTGGAAAGCTGGCTTTTGAGAAGTCGCAAATAAGCAGCCCTACTCCAGGGCTCTCTGGCCAGTCAGATGGCGACCGATAATCAGGGTGTGGATATCGTGCGTGCCCTCATAGGTGTCCACGGTTTCGAGGTTCAGCATGTGCCGAATCACCGGGTATTCGGTGGTGATGCCGTTGCCGCCGTGTAGCTCGCGGGCCAGGCGGGCACCCTGCAAGGCCACGCGCACATTGTTGCGTTTGGCATAGCTGACCTGGGCGTGATTCATCTGCCCACTGTCTTTTAGGGTTCCCAGGCGCCAGGCCAGCAGCAGCCCCAGCGAGTGATCGGTGGCCATCCGCGCCAACTTGTCCTGCACCAGCTGACGCGCGGCCAGGGGTCTTCCAAAGGTCGTGCGGGTGCTGGCGTAGTCCAGGGTGGCCTGAAGGACCGCTTCTAGCGCACCCATTGCCCCCCAGGCAATGCCAAAGCGCGCCGAGGACAGGCACGACAGCGGCGCCCCAAGCCCCCTGGCGCCAGGCAGACGATTAGCTGCCGGAATGCGGCAATCTTGCAACACCAGTTCGCCGGTTACGCTGGCGCGCAGGCTGTATTTACGCTCAATCCTGGGGGCGCTCAGGCCGTGGGCGTCCGTGGGCACCAGAAACCCACCCACCGTGCCAGCCTCATCCCTGGCCCAGACCACTGCCACGTCCGCCACAGGGCTGTTAGTGATCCACATCTTGCTGCCGTTCAGAACATAGCTGTCCCCGTCGCGCTGAGCGCGGGTACGCATGGCGCCGGGGTCACTGCCGCCGTCGGGTTCGGTCAGGCCAAAGCAGCCGATCAGGTCGCCGCTGGCCAGGCCCGGCAGCCAGCGCCAGCGCTGGTCCTCGGAACCGTAGGCGAGGATGGGCAGCATCACCAGACTGCCCTGCACGCTGGCCGCCGAACGCAGGCCACTGTCCACCCGCTCCAGTTCGTACATCATGGCGCCGTAAGCGCTGTAGGACACGCCCGCGCCGCCGTAGGTTTCCGGCGTGGTGGGCCCAAGCAGCCCCAAGGCCCCGAACCGGCGCATCACGTCCCGCACGGGCAGGTCGCCGGCATCCCACCAGGACGCGACCTCGGGCAGCAGTTCGGCGTCGCAAAAGGCGCGCACGCTCTGGCGTACCAGGCGCTCTTCCGGGGTCAGGAGGGCATGCACCGCGAATTCATCAAGCATGTCTCCTCATATCAGATTGTCCAGAATCAGGCATCACGCAGAGCGACCCCAGCAGCGAATCACAGAGAAAACGACTGGGGACCAAGGGTTTCATCGCGGGGACAAGAGAGCGGCCTAACTGGTCCTGTTGCTAGACAGCCTCTGGCTCAACCAATGTCCGGCAAATGTCCGGTCCAAGCTGTATGACTACTCTAAATTAACAAAGATGAAAAGTTTCCTAAAGATTCTGGCACTACTTATCACGCTTGCTTCAACCAGCGCTGGAGCAATGTCGGGTGAAATGGGCACCGAGGCCGACCAATCCAGCCACAAGCTCAACCCAGCGTGCGGAGCAGGCGAGGCCACCCAGCCACCCAAAATTAACCCAGACAAAGGTACCCCGGTCGCCGGGCAGCCCTAAAGCTGTTGTATAAAGAAAAACGCCCTGCCATTATCGCCGCAGCCTAGTCAGTCAGGCTGCGGCGAACGCTTTACGGCACGCCCCAAACCACACGACTGATAAATTCAGGGTATGTCGTCTGGCCCAGCCGTGCCCTTGCCACCCCAGCAGGCCGCCCCATGGCCTACCGTACAAACCTTGTGTGACTTGGAAGCAACTGTGCAGTACGAGCAGCAGTGGCTCGCGCAGGGTAGAACGGTGGACGCGCTTCTGAGTCGTTACCG
Proteins encoded in this window:
- a CDS encoding acyl-CoA dehydrogenase family protein, coding for MLDEFAVHALLTPEERLVRQSVRAFCDAELLPEVASWWDAGDLPVRDVMRRFGALGLLGPTTPETYGGAGVSYSAYGAMMYELERVDSGLRSAASVQGSLVMLPILAYGSEDQRWRWLPGLASGDLIGCFGLTEPDGGSDPGAMRTRAQRDGDSYVLNGSKMWITNSPVADVAVVWARDEAGTVGGFLVPTDAHGLSAPRIERKYSLRASVTGELVLQDCRIPAANRLPGARGLGAPLSCLSSARFGIAWGAMGALEAVLQATLDYASTRTTFGRPLAARQLVQDKLARMATDHSLGLLLAWRLGTLKDSGQMNHAQVSYAKRNNVRVALQGARLARELHGGNGITTEYPVIRHMLNLETVDTYEGTHDIHTLIIGRHLTGQRALE